The nucleotide sequence CGATCTCCCCGCAGTGTCGTGTGTGGGGAACGCGGTGGTGTCGGCGTCAGGACGAGAGTCCAGAAGTGGAGCTATGGGGAATCGAACCCCAGACCTACTCGATGCGAACGAGTCGCGCTACCAACTGCGCCATAGCCCCTAGTGCCGGTACAGGCTATCAGCCCTGCGGCCGTGGGAGAAAACGCGAGGTCATCGGGCGGTTCACTGCCCCGCGGCGAGCGGCAGATCGTAGGTGCGGGAGAACGGCACGTAGTCGAGGTGCTCGAAGACCGGGTCCTCGTCGTCGATTTCCAACACGACCGATCCGGGCCGGCGCAGCCGCTCCGGAACCACCTCGAACTCCGGGTCGTCGGTGTTCTCCACCCCCAGCCGCGACCGGGAGAGCCGCTGCGCACGGCGCCGCCGCAACTGCTCCTCGATGCGGGTCTGCCGGCGCAGGTAGGCCAGGTACAGCACCGTGACGGCACCGACCGCGCCGCAGACGTACCACAGCGCACCGGAGACGAAGAATGCCGCGACGCCGCTGAGCAGCACCAGGGTGCCCATCGCCAGCAGCATGCGCTTGCGGAAGGCGAACTTGCGCTCCCGCACGGCGGCGGCGGTCTTGGACTCGAAGCGGTCGCGTCGCGGTGCCGCCGGACGGCCCAGGCGCGCGTCGTCCTCGCCGTCGTCGGGCGTCTCGAGGCCCGACGAGTCGTCGACGTACTCGTAATCGTGGTCGGTCCCGTCGCGGTCGGTTCCGTCCTGCGCGGTCCGACCGGCGACCGCCGCGGCGGGCTCGGCGGCCGGCGCCTCCGCAACGGGCGCGGCCGTCTTCCCGGCCGTCTCCTCTGCCGTGTCGGAGTCGGCGTCGGAGAAGTCGGCGTCGGCGGGGGTCCGGATGGCCGCGGTGACGGGACCGGCCTCGACCACCGGTTCAGGTGCGGTGCGCGGCGCGTCGAAGTCGAGCGGCAGCTGCGGATCCTCACGGCGGGGCTGGGTGGCCCCCACCGGCAGCGCCCCGGAGTCCATCTCCACGACGTCGACGTCGAGGTACTCGGACTCCTCGGACTCACTGCTGGCGGCCAGCACGATCGTCTTGCGCGGCGCCGTGACGCCGTCGTCGCCCTCGAAGTCGTCCTCGGCCTCGTCCGACGGCTGCCAGTGCGGATCGCTGTAGTGTCCGGCGGCCGGTCCGCGGCGGCGCAGCAGGCGGGCGCTGCGGCCGGTGTTGAGGACGCGGGTGGCGAGCGCGACGTCACTCGTACGGCGCACGGTGTCGCGCTTGCTGATCAGCATCGGCACGAGCACGAAGAGCCACAGCACGACGAGGGAGATCCAGAGCAGGGATTGGGGGATGCTTGGCATGGTGGCCGGCTCCTTTCCCCTTCAGGCTAGGTCTGCTGACCAGCGCATCGAGGGGAGACGCGCCGAGGACAATTACACACCTGTGATTCGTCGTTTCCAAGCACATTCGTCACTCAAGTCACAACTGCAACAGTTCACGCCCAGTCGGCCCGCCCGGCCCGCACCAGCGCGGACGTCGCCGACGTCTGCATCTCCTCGACCGTGAGCGCCACCAGCAGATGATCGCGCCACGCACCGTCGACCTCGAGATAGCGGCGCAGCAGCCCCTCCTCGCGGAACCCGGTCTTGGCCAGCACGCGGCGGCTCGGCGCGTTCTCGGGTCGTACCGTGGCCTCGATGCGGTGCAGCATCACCGGCCCGAACCCGTGATCCAGACCAAGGGCGAGTGCCGCGGTCGCCACTCCCCCGCCGGTCACCGCGCGCGCCACCCAATAGCCGATCCATGCCGACCGCAGCGCCCCGTGGGTGACGTTGCCCAAGGTCAGCTGGCCGCAGAACTCGCCGTCGAGTTCGATCGCGAACGGCAGCATGCGCCCCTTGCGCGCCTCGGCCCGCAACCCCGAGCAGATCGACGGCCACGACGTCACCGAATGCCGTGTCTCCCAGTCCACTTCGGCCACCGGCTCCCAGGGCTCGAGATGTGCGCGGTCGGTGAGCCGGATGCGGCTCCACACCGCGCCGTCGCGCAGCCGGACCGGGCGCAACCGCACCAGCCCGGCGGGGACGCGCAACGGCCCCGCCGGCCGCGGCCAGCCGGGATGCATCGCACTCGAGCGGAACACGTCGCGGTCCGGGGTCGGTCAGCCGCGCTGCGCCAGGAAGGCGACGTCGACGATCTCGCCGGTGCGGACCTCCTCGGTCTCGCTGGGCACCGTGACCAGGCAGTTGGCCTCCGCCAGCGTCGCCAGCAGGTGCGACGAGGCCCCGGGCGCGCCACCGAGCGCCTGCACCAGGTACTCGCCGGTGTCCTGGTCGCGCATCAGCTGCCCGCGCAGGAAGCCCTTGCGTCCCGCGACCGACGTGATCGGCGACAGCGCGCGGGCCTGCACGACGCGACGCATCGGCTGCCGCTTGCCCAGCGACATCCGGATCAGCGGACGCACCATCACCTCGAACACCACCAGGGCGCTCACCGGGTTGGCCGGCAGCAGGAACACCGGCACGCCGTCGCGGCCCAACTGCCCGAAGCCCTGCACGGAGCCGGGATGCATCGCGATGCGGGCCACCTCCATGTCGCCCATCTCGCCGAGCACCGTGCGGACGCTCTCGGCGGCCGCGCCGCCCACGGCGCCGGCGATCACCACGATCTCGGCCCGGTTCACCTGCCCCTCGACGACGTCGCGCAGCGTCTTGGGATCGGTGTCGACGATGCCGACGCGATTGACCTCGGCACCAGCGTCGCGGGCCGCCGCCGCGAGGGCGTAGGAGTTGACGTCGTAGACCTGTCCGTTGCCGGGCGTGCGGGAGATGTCGACCAGTTCCCCGCCGACGCACAGCACCGAGAGCCGCGGCCGCGGGTGCACCAGCACCCGCTCGCGACCCACCGCCGCCAGCAGCCCCACCTGCGCGGCGCCGATGATCGTGCCGGCGCGCACCGCGACGTCACCCGGTTGCACGTCGTCTCCGGTGCGCCGAACGTACGCGCCCGAGCGGACGCTGCGCAGCACGCGCACCCGCGCGTCGCCGCCGTCGGTCCAGCGCAGCGGCAGCACCGCGTCGGCGAGCGTCGGCATGGGCGCACCGGTCTGCACGCGCGCAGCCTGGCGTGGCTGCAGCCTGCTCGGGGTGCGCGCGCCCGCCTCGATCAGCCCCATCACGGGCAGCACGATCTCCTGCACGCGCGCCGGGCCGCCATCGTCGGCGGTGTCGCCGATCGGTTCTGCGCCCAACACGTCGACGCTGCGCACCGCGTAGCCATCGATCGCGGCCTGGTCGAAGCCGGGTAGCGGCCGTTCGGTGACGACCTCCTCGGCGCACATCAATCCCTGCGCCTCGGCGATCGCCACGCGCACCGGCCGCGGCGCCACCGCCGCCGACGCCACGCGAGCCTGCTGCTCCTCCACCGAACGCACAGTGCGCCTTTCTGCTCTACCGAGGCCCGCCGTGCACTCCTGCGCGTCGCGTCAGCGTTCGGCGAGACCCAATCGCTCGACCAGCCAGCGCCTCAGGTCGGGGCCGTAGTCGTCGCGTTCCAACGCAAAGTCAACCGCAGCCTTGAGGTAGCCGCCGGGATTTCCCAAGTCGTGTCGAGAACCGCGGTGCACCACCACGTGGACCGGATGGCCCTCCTCGATCAGCAGGGCGATGGCGTCGGTCAGCTGGATCTCGCCGCCGACGCCCTTCTGCACCCGGCGCAGCGCGTCGAAGATCGCCCGGTCGAGCACGTAGCGACCGGCGGCCGCGTACGGCGACGGTGCGTCCTCGACCTTGGGCTTCTCGACCATGCCGTTGACCTTGAGCACGTTCGGATTGGCGGCGTCGGGCACCACCTCGACGTCGAACACGCCGTATGCGCTGATCTCGTCGGGCGGCACCTCGATCGCGCACAGCACCGACCCGCCGCGCTTGGCACGCACCTTCGACATGGTCTCCAGCACGCCGGTCGGCAGCACCAGGTCATCCGGCAGCAGCACCGCGATCGCGTCCTCGTCGGGCGAGAGCTTCTCCTCGACGCAGCCGACGGCGTGCCCGAGGCCCAGCGGCTGAGCCTGAACCACCGACTCGACCTTGATCAGCGCGGGCGCGCGCCGCACCTTCTCGAGCATCACCTGCTTGCCGCGTGCCTCGAGCGTGCCCTCGAGGATGAGGTCCTCGACGAAGTGCGCGACGACGCCGTCCTTGCCCTCCGAGGTCACGATGATCAGCCGCTCGCCACCGGCCTCCGCAGCCTCGGCCGCGACGAGTTCGATGCCGGGCGTGTCGACCACCGGCAGCAACTCCTTGGGCACCGTCTTGGTCGCGGGAAGGAAACGCGTACCCAGCCCAGCGGCGGGAACGACCGCGGTGCGCGGAATCGGCACCCGAGCCTGTGTCGTCATCGGGAACACCATAACGTCATCGGCTGCATACAACCCCCTAAGCGTCGAGTTCACACCGCAGGTGACATGGTTAGCCACGTGCAACCGGGTCAAACGGCGAAGGCACGCCTCCGCGAGGCCATCCTGCACGCCCGCCGCGCCGTCGACGGTGACCGACGCCGTGCCGAGGCGGCCGCCGTCGCGACCACACTGCGCGAACTCGTGGCCGAGGGTGCCACGATCTGCGCGTACGTCCCGGTCGGTTCCGAGCCCGGGTCTCTCGACGCCCTCGACGCACTGGTCGGACGAGGGGTCCGGGTGCTCCTGCCCGTCGCCCGCGAGACGTCCGACGGACCCGCGCCGCTGCAGTGGGGCGAATACCGGGCCGGCCGCCTGGTCGCGGCGCCGTACGGATTGCACGAGCCGGCGCCGCCGCACCTGCCGCCGGAGGCGATCGCGGAGGCCACCCTGGTCCTGGTGCCGGCGCTGGCGGTGGACCGCCAGGGCGCGCGGCTGGGGCGTGGCGCCGGGTTCTACGACAGAACGCTGCCCCTGGCGGCGGCGGGGGCGCGCCTGGTGGCCGTCGTCCGCGACGACGAGGTGCTCGACGAGATTCCCGCCGAACCTCACGACGTCCCGATGACCCACGTGGTGACACCGGGCCGGGGGCTTCAGCCGCTCGGGAAGTGACCGCGCCACCACCGCAGGGGAATTCACCGACCCGCGTGGCGGTTCTAGCACTTGCACCGGTAGAGTGCTAAGCAGTCTTGACCGTCTTCGGAGGTTCCCGTGCCCACCTATTCCTACGCGTGCACCGAATGCGACAACCGCTTCGACGTGGTGCAGGCGTTCACC is from Mycolicibacterium grossiae and encodes:
- the sepX gene encoding divisome protein SepX/GlpR; translation: MPSIPQSLLWISLVVLWLFVLVPMLISKRDTVRRTSDVALATRVLNTGRSARLLRRRGPAAGHYSDPHWQPSDEAEDDFEGDDGVTAPRKTIVLAASSESEESEYLDVDVVEMDSGALPVGATQPRREDPQLPLDFDAPRTAPEPVVEAGPVTAAIRTPADADFSDADSDTAEETAGKTAAPVAEAPAAEPAAAVAGRTAQDGTDRDGTDHDYEYVDDSSGLETPDDGEDDARLGRPAAPRRDRFESKTAAAVRERKFAFRKRMLLAMGTLVLLSGVAAFFVSGALWYVCGAVGAVTVLYLAYLRRQTRIEEQLRRRRAQRLSRSRLGVENTDDPEFEVVPERLRRPGSVVLEIDDEDPVFEHLDYVPFSRTYDLPLAAGQ
- a CDS encoding GNAT family N-acetyltransferase codes for the protein MHPGWPRPAGPLRVPAGLVRLRPVRLRDGAVWSRIRLTDRAHLEPWEPVAEVDWETRHSVTSWPSICSGLRAEARKGRMLPFAIELDGEFCGQLTLGNVTHGALRSAWIGYWVARAVTGGGVATAALALGLDHGFGPVMLHRIEATVRPENAPSRRVLAKTGFREEGLLRRYLEVDGAWRDHLLVALTVEEMQTSATSALVRAGRADWA
- the glp gene encoding molybdotransferase-like divisome protein Glp; amino-acid sequence: MRSVEEQQARVASAAVAPRPVRVAIAEAQGLMCAEEVVTERPLPGFDQAAIDGYAVRSVDVLGAEPIGDTADDGGPARVQEIVLPVMGLIEAGARTPSRLQPRQAARVQTGAPMPTLADAVLPLRWTDGGDARVRVLRSVRSGAYVRRTGDDVQPGDVAVRAGTIIGAAQVGLLAAVGRERVLVHPRPRLSVLCVGGELVDISRTPGNGQVYDVNSYALAAAARDAGAEVNRVGIVDTDPKTLRDVVEGQVNRAEIVVIAGAVGGAAAESVRTVLGEMGDMEVARIAMHPGSVQGFGQLGRDGVPVFLLPANPVSALVVFEVMVRPLIRMSLGKRQPMRRVVQARALSPITSVAGRKGFLRGQLMRDQDTGEYLVQALGGAPGASSHLLATLAEANCLVTVPSETEEVRTGEIVDVAFLAQRG
- a CDS encoding UTP--glucose-1-phosphate uridylyltransferase, translating into MTTQARVPIPRTAVVPAAGLGTRFLPATKTVPKELLPVVDTPGIELVAAEAAEAGGERLIIVTSEGKDGVVAHFVEDLILEGTLEARGKQVMLEKVRRAPALIKVESVVQAQPLGLGHAVGCVEEKLSPDEDAIAVLLPDDLVLPTGVLETMSKVRAKRGGSVLCAIEVPPDEISAYGVFDVEVVPDAANPNVLKVNGMVEKPKVEDAPSPYAAAGRYVLDRAIFDALRRVQKGVGGEIQLTDAIALLIEEGHPVHVVVHRGSRHDLGNPGGYLKAAVDFALERDDYGPDLRRWLVERLGLAER
- a CDS encoding 5-formyltetrahydrofolate cyclo-ligase is translated as MVSHVQPGQTAKARLREAILHARRAVDGDRRRAEAAAVATTLRELVAEGATICAYVPVGSEPGSLDALDALVGRGVRVLLPVARETSDGPAPLQWGEYRAGRLVAAPYGLHEPAPPHLPPEAIAEATLVLVPALAVDRQGARLGRGAGFYDRTLPLAAAGARLVAVVRDDEVLDEIPAEPHDVPMTHVVTPGRGLQPLGK